CGGCCGGCCGCCGCCCGATCCGCGACCCTGGAAGACGTGGCCCGGATCGCCGGCGTCTCCCGCGCGACCGTCTCCCGGGTCATCAACGGCATCCGCAACGTCGATCCCGCCATCCAGGAGACCGTCAAGCAGGCCATCGCCACCACCGGCTACGTGCCGAACGGTGCCGCCCGCTCACTGGTCACCCGCCGCGCCGGGGCCCTGGCCCTGGTGGTCTCCGGCACCGACGCGGACGAGGCCGACGACCGGTCCACCCGCGCCCACGTGTTCACCGACCCGTTCTTCGGGAGGGTGGTCAGCGGCGTCTTCACCGCCCTGAGCCCGCAGGGCCTGCACCCCGTGCTGATGCTGGCCGACACCCCCGAGGCGCGCGAGCAGGCCGTCGCCTACCTGCGCCAGGGCAACGCCGACGGCGCCATGGTCGTCTCCACCCACGCGTCCGACCCGATGCCCGCGCTGCTGCTGGCCGCGGGCGTGCCCACCGTGCTGTTCGGCCGCCCGGACAGTCCGCTGCCGGTCAGCTGCGTCGACCTGGCGAACCGCGACGGCGCCCGGCTCGCCGCGGACCGCCTGCACGGCCGCGGCTGCCGCCGGGTGGTCACCATCTCCGGGCCGTCCGCCGTCCGGGCCGCCCGTGACCGGCTCGACGGCTTCCAGGAGGCCATGGCCCGGCACGGCCTGCCGTACCTGCCGCACGCCGAGGCCGACTTCACCCAGGCCGGCGGCGAGCGGGCGATGGCCCGGCTGCTGGCGGAGCATCCGGAGCTGGACGGTGTCTTCGCCGCCAACGACCTGATGGCGCAGGGTGCGGTGGCGGTGCTGCAGGACCACGGGCTCCGGGTGCCGGAGGACATCGCGGTGGTCGGCTTCGACGACAGCAGCGCGGCCACCGCCGGGCGCCCGCTGCTCACCACTGTCCGCCAGCCGGTGGAGGAGATGGCCGCCGAGATGGCCCGGATCCTGCTCGACCACCTCGCCCGCCCGGGCCGCGGTGTCAGTTCGGCGATCTTCGAACCCACCCTGGTGGTACGCCAGTCGGCGTGACCGGAGGCGAGCGGGGCGGCCGGTGTGCACGCGACCTCGAACCACCCGGGCTCCGACGGCCGATGTCACCACCGCGCGGCCGTCGGCGCCGCCCCGGCCTGCCGGGACGGGCTCCGTGGCTGCCCGGGCCTCGGTCCGGTCCCGAAGGGCAGCGGCTGAGCACGCTGCCCTTCGGGCCGGCGGGTCACTGGCCGCGCAGCCGCTCGATGTCGCGGCGCTCACGCTTGGTCGGCCGGCCGGCGCCCCGGTCGCGGACGGCTGCCACGGGGATCTCCTCGCGCGGAGGCGGCGGCGGGCTGTGGTCGACGTAGCACTGCAC
The Kitasatospora paranensis genome window above contains:
- a CDS encoding LacI family DNA-binding transcriptional regulator translates to MSEALRPAAARSATLEDVARIAGVSRATVSRVINGIRNVDPAIQETVKQAIATTGYVPNGAARSLVTRRAGALALVVSGTDADEADDRSTRAHVFTDPFFGRVVSGVFTALSPQGLHPVLMLADTPEAREQAVAYLRQGNADGAMVVSTHASDPMPALLLAAGVPTVLFGRPDSPLPVSCVDLANRDGARLAADRLHGRGCRRVVTISGPSAVRAARDRLDGFQEAMARHGLPYLPHAEADFTQAGGERAMARLLAEHPELDGVFAANDLMAQGAVAVLQDHGLRVPEDIAVVGFDDSSAATAGRPLLTTVRQPVEEMAAEMARILLDHLARPGRGVSSAIFEPTLVVRQSA